In the genome of Rhodoferax sp. BAB1, one region contains:
- the rplP gene encoding 50S ribosomal protein L16 — protein MLQPARRKYRKEQKGRNTGIATRGSSVAFGDFGLKCTDRGRLTARQIEAARRAISRHVKRGGRIWIRVFPDKPISQKPAEVRMGNGKGNPEYYVAEIQPGKIVFEIVGVPEELAREAFKLAAAKLPLRTTFVARMIGQ, from the coding sequence ATGCTGCAACCTGCACGTAGAAAATACCGCAAGGAGCAAAAAGGCCGCAACACCGGTATTGCCACCCGTGGCAGTTCGGTGGCCTTTGGCGACTTCGGCCTGAAATGTACCGACCGCGGCCGTCTGACGGCTCGCCAGATCGAGGCGGCACGTCGTGCCATCTCCCGTCACGTCAAGCGTGGCGGCCGCATCTGGATCCGCGTGTTCCCCGACAAGCCGATCTCCCAGAAGCCCGCTGAAGTGCGTATGGGTAACGGCAAGGGCAACCCGGAGTACTACGTGGCTGAAATCCAGCCCGGCAAGATCGTGTTCGAGATCGTCGGTGTGCCCGAAGAGCTGGCCCGTGAAGCGTTCAAGCTGGCTGCCGCCAAGCTGCCGTTGCGCACCACCTTTGTGGCCCGCATGATCGGCCAGTAA
- the rpsC gene encoding 30S ribosomal protein S3 — protein MGQKINPTGFRLAVSRNWASRWYASNRDFAGMLAEDIKVREYLKAKLKNASVSRVLIERPAKNARITIFSARPGVVIGKKGEDIENLKRDLGKQLGVPVAVNIEEVRKPEIDAKLIADSITQQLEKRIMFRRAMKRAMQNAMRLGALGIKIMSAGRLNGIEIARTEWYREGRVPLHTLRADIDYGTSEAKTTYGVIGVKVWVYKGDTLGRNDLPAATEPRAEEERRPRGPRREGRPAGDRPAAPRGARRPAGSAAAPADGSDKPAEATGADAPKTAVKRVRKVAAPAAAADGAKGE, from the coding sequence ATGGGACAAAAAATCAACCCGACCGGCTTCCGCCTCGCCGTCAGCCGTAACTGGGCTTCGCGTTGGTACGCGAGCAACCGTGACTTCGCCGGCATGCTGGCCGAAGACATCAAGGTGCGCGAGTACCTGAAGGCCAAGCTGAAGAACGCCTCCGTTTCGCGCGTGCTGATCGAGCGCCCCGCCAAGAACGCCCGCATCACGATTTTCTCGGCTCGTCCGGGTGTCGTGATCGGCAAGAAGGGCGAGGACATCGAGAACCTCAAGCGTGACCTGGGCAAGCAGCTGGGCGTGCCGGTGGCCGTCAACATCGAAGAAGTGCGCAAGCCCGAAATCGATGCCAAGCTGATCGCCGACAGCATCACCCAGCAGCTCGAGAAGCGGATCATGTTCCGCCGCGCCATGAAGCGCGCCATGCAGAACGCCATGCGTCTGGGTGCCCTGGGCATCAAGATCATGTCGGCTGGCCGCCTGAACGGCATCGAGATCGCCCGGACCGAGTGGTACCGCGAAGGCCGTGTGCCGCTGCACACCCTGCGCGCCGACATCGACTACGGCACCTCGGAAGCCAAGACCACCTACGGCGTCATCGGCGTCAAGGTCTGGGTCTACAAGGGTGACACCCTGGGCCGTAACGATCTGCCCGCAGCCACCGAGCCGCGTGCCGAAGAAGAGCGTCGTCCGCGTGGTCCGCGTCGCGAAGGCCGTCCTGCTGGTGACCGTCCCGCGGCTCCCCGCGGTGCCCGTCGCCCGGCCGGCTCTGCCGCCGCGCCCGCTGACGGCAGCGACAAACCCGCAGAGGCCACTGGTGCCGATGCCCCGAAAACCGCCGTTAAGCGCGTCCGCAAAGTCGCCGCGCCAGCTGCAGCAGCTGACGGCGCCAAAGGAGAATAA
- the rplV gene encoding 50S ribosomal protein L22, whose protein sequence is METRATLRGVRLSVDKGRLVADLIRGKKVDQALNILQFTQKKAAVIIKKVLESAIANAEHNDGADIDELKVKTIYVEQGTTLKRFTARAKGRGNRISKPTCHVYVTVGN, encoded by the coding sequence ATGGAAACACGTGCAACCCTTCGTGGTGTCCGCCTGTCGGTGGACAAGGGCCGTCTGGTCGCGGATCTGATCCGTGGCAAGAAGGTCGACCAAGCCCTGAACATCCTGCAGTTCACGCAGAAAAAAGCTGCCGTGATCATCAAGAAGGTTCTGGAGTCCGCCATTGCCAACGCCGAGCACAACGACGGCGCCGATATCGACGAACTGAAGGTCAAGACCATCTACGTCGAGCAAGGCACCACGCTCAAGCGTTTTACCGCCCGTGCCAAGGGCCGCGGCAACCGTATCAGCAAGCCCACGTGCCATGTGTACGTGACGGTCGGCAACTAA
- the rpsS gene encoding 30S ribosomal protein S19, which produces MTRSLKKGPFVDHHLVAKVDKAVATKDKKPIKTWSRRSMILPEFIGLTIAVHNGKQHVPVYITDQMVGHKLGEFALTRTFKGHPADKKVQKK; this is translated from the coding sequence ATGACACGCTCTCTGAAAAAAGGTCCCTTTGTGGATCATCACCTGGTGGCCAAGGTCGACAAGGCCGTTGCCACCAAGGACAAGAAGCCGATCAAGACCTGGTCGCGTCGCTCCATGATCCTGCCCGAGTTCATCGGTCTGACGATCGCCGTGCACAACGGCAAGCAGCACGTACCTGTCTACATCACTGACCAAATGGTGGGCCACAAGCTGGGTGAGTTCGCACTGACCCGCACCTTCAAGGGCCACCCTGCGGACAAAAAAGTCCAGAAGAAATAA
- the rplB gene encoding 50S ribosomal protein L2, which yields MAVIKMKPTSPGRRGVVKISRDHLYKGEAYAPLLEPQFQQAGRNNNGHITTRHKGGGHKHHYRVVDFKRNKDGIPAKVERIEYDPNRSAHIALVCYADGERRYIIAPRGLEVGATIVNGAEAPIRVGNTLPIRNIPVGSIIHCIELQAGKGAQVVRSAGASATLLAREGTYAQVRMRSGEVRKIHIECRATIGQVANEEHSLRQLGKAGVKRWMGIRPTVRGVVMNPVDHPHGGGEGKTGEGRHPVDPWGNLTKGYRTRNNKRTQVMIVSRRKK from the coding sequence ATGGCTGTCATCAAAATGAAACCGACTTCGCCGGGCCGTCGTGGCGTGGTGAAGATCTCGCGTGACCACCTGTACAAGGGTGAGGCCTACGCTCCCCTGCTCGAACCCCAGTTCCAGCAGGCCGGCCGCAACAACAACGGCCATATCACCACCCGTCACAAGGGCGGTGGTCACAAGCACCACTACCGTGTGGTCGACTTCAAGCGCAACAAGGACGGCATCCCCGCCAAGGTCGAGCGCATCGAGTACGACCCGAACCGTTCGGCCCACATCGCTCTGGTGTGTTATGCCGACGGCGAGCGTCGCTACATCATTGCGCCGCGTGGTCTGGAAGTGGGCGCAACCATCGTGAACGGTGCCGAGGCGCCGATCCGTGTGGGCAACACCCTGCCGATCCGCAACATCCCGGTGGGCTCGATCATTCACTGCATCGAGCTGCAGGCTGGCAAGGGTGCCCAGGTGGTTCGTTCCGCCGGCGCTTCTGCCACGCTGCTGGCGCGTGAAGGAACCTACGCCCAGGTGCGCATGCGCTCGGGTGAAGTTCGCAAGATCCACATCGAGTGCCGCGCGACGATTGGCCAGGTGGCCAACGAAGAACACAGCCTGCGCCAGCTCGGCAAGGCCGGTGTCAAGCGCTGGATGGGTATTCGCCCGACCGTTCGCGGTGTGGTGATGAACCCGGTTGACCACCCGCACGGTGGCGGCGAGGGCAAGACCGGCGAAGGCCGTCATCCAGTCGACCCGTGGGGCAATCTGACCAAGGGTTACCGTACCCGCAACAACAAGCGCACGCAGGTCATGATCGTGTCGCGTCGCAAGAAGTAA
- the rplW gene encoding 50S ribosomal protein L23, with translation MSTAKFEEGRLMQVLVAPIVSEKATMVAEKSNAVTFKVLQDATKPEIKAAVELMFKVEVKGVSVVNTKGKTKRYGKSVGRRDNVRKAYVTLKPGQELNLSGEAA, from the coding sequence ATGAGCACCGCCAAGTTTGAAGAAGGTCGTCTGATGCAGGTGCTCGTGGCCCCCATCGTGTCCGAGAAGGCCACCATGGTTGCCGAGAAGAGCAATGCAGTGACGTTCAAGGTGCTGCAGGACGCGACCAAGCCTGAAATCAAGGCCGCCGTTGAACTGATGTTCAAGGTCGAGGTCAAGGGCGTGTCTGTGGTCAATACCAAAGGCAAGACCAAGCGCTATGGCAAGTCCGTCGGCCGCCGCGACAACGTTCGCAAGGCCTATGTGACGCTGAAGCCGGGTCAAGAGCTGAACCTCTCTGGGGAGGCTGCGTAA
- the rplD gene encoding 50S ribosomal protein L4: MQIELLNDQGQAASKMEAPDTVFGREYNEALVHQIVVAFQANARQGTRAQKDREQVKHSTKKPFKQKGTGRARAGMTSSPLWRGGGRIFPNMPDENFTQKINKKMYRAGMASIFSQLAREGRLAVVESLKVDSPKTKQLADKFKAMKLDSVLVIADQVDENLYLASRNLTNVLVVEPRYADPLSLVHYRKVLVTKAAMDQLKEMFA, encoded by the coding sequence ATGCAGATCGAACTCCTGAACGACCAGGGCCAGGCCGCCTCCAAGATGGAAGCCCCTGATACCGTGTTCGGTCGTGAATACAACGAAGCGCTGGTGCACCAGATCGTGGTGGCCTTCCAGGCCAACGCCCGCCAGGGCACCCGTGCCCAGAAGGACCGCGAACAGGTCAAGCACTCGACCAAGAAGCCGTTCAAGCAGAAGGGCACCGGCCGCGCTCGCGCCGGTATGACTTCCTCCCCGCTGTGGCGTGGCGGTGGTCGCATCTTCCCGAACATGCCTGACGAGAACTTCACCCAGAAGATCAACAAGAAGATGTACCGCGCCGGTATGGCTTCGATCTTCTCGCAGCTGGCCCGCGAAGGCCGCCTGGCCGTGGTCGAGTCCCTCAAGGTGGATTCGCCCAAGACCAAGCAGCTGGCTGACAAGTTCAAGGCCATGAAGCTGGACTCCGTGCTGGTGATTGCCGACCAGGTCGACGAGAACCTGTACCTGGCCTCGCGCAACCTGACCAACGTCCTGGTGGTCGAGCCGCGTTACGCCGATCCGCTGTCGCTGGTGCACTACCGCAAGGTGCTGGTCACCAAGGCCGCCATGGACCAACTCAAGGAGATGTTCGCATGA
- the rplC gene encoding 50S ribosomal protein L3 — MSLSNRLGLLGRKVGMMRLFTDDGDAVPVTVVDVSNNRVTQIKTQDNDGYVALQVTFGSRKASRVTKPEAGHLAKAGVEAGEIIQEFRVEADTAAKYQAGAAVPVSDVFAVGQKVDVQGTSIGKGFAGTIKRHNFSSQRASHGNSRSHNVPGSISMAQDPGRVFPGKRMTGHMGDQTKTIQNLDVIRIDEARQLLLIKGAIPGSAGGFVTVSPAVKVKAKNAKGAN; from the coding sequence ATGAGTCTGAGCAATCGATTGGGGTTGCTGGGGCGCAAGGTGGGCATGATGCGTCTGTTCACTGATGACGGCGATGCAGTGCCTGTCACGGTGGTGGATGTGTCCAACAACCGAGTGACCCAGATCAAAACCCAGGACAACGACGGCTATGTCGCCCTCCAGGTGACCTTTGGCTCGCGCAAAGCTTCGCGCGTGACCAAGCCGGAAGCTGGCCACCTTGCCAAGGCAGGGGTTGAGGCTGGTGAAATCATCCAGGAATTCCGTGTCGAAGCCGACACCGCCGCCAAGTACCAGGCCGGCGCCGCTGTGCCCGTGAGCGACGTGTTCGCCGTGGGCCAGAAGGTCGACGTGCAGGGCACTTCGATCGGCAAGGGCTTTGCCGGCACGATCAAGCGTCACAACTTCAGCTCGCAGCGTGCCTCGCACGGTAACAGCCGCTCGCACAACGTTCCGGGCTCCATCTCGATGGCGCAGGATCCGGGCCGCGTGTTTCCGGGCAAGCGCATGACGGGCCACATGGGCGACCAGACCAAGACGATCCAGAACCTGGACGTCATCCGCATCGACGAAGCCCGTCAGCTGCTGCTGATCAAGGGCGCGATCCCCGGTTCCGCCGGCGGTTTCGTGACCGTCAGCCCGGCCGTCAAGGTCAAAGCCAAGAACGCGAAGGGAGCGAACTGA
- the rpsJ gene encoding 30S ribosomal protein S10, which produces MATKQKIRIRLKAFDYKLIDQSAAEIVDTAKRTGAIVKGPVPLPTRMKRFDILRSPHVNKTSRDQFEIRTHQRLMDIVDPTDKTVDALMKLDLPAGVDVEIKLQ; this is translated from the coding sequence ATGGCTACCAAACAGAAAATCCGCATCCGCCTCAAGGCGTTTGACTACAAGCTGATCGACCAGTCGGCTGCCGAGATCGTGGACACGGCCAAGCGAACCGGCGCCATCGTCAAGGGCCCCGTGCCCCTGCCGACGCGCATGAAGCGTTTCGACATCCTGCGTTCACCGCACGTCAACAAGACCAGCCGTGACCAGTTCGAAATCCGCACCCACCAGCGTCTGATGGACATCGTGGACCCGACCGACAAGACGGTCGACGCCCTGATGAAGCTCGACCTGCCGGCTGGCGTGGACGTCGAAATCAAGCTGCAGTAA
- the tuf gene encoding elongation factor Tu produces MAKEKFERTKPHVNVGTIGHVDHGKTTLTAAITTVLASKFGGQAKAYDQIDAAPEEKARGITINTAHVEYETKNRHYAHVDCPGHADYVKNMITGAAQMDGAILVVSAADGPMPQTREHILLARQVGVPYIIVFLNKCDMVDDAELLELVEMEVRELLSKYDFPGDDTPIVKGSAKLALEGDKGELGEGAIMKLADALDSYIPTPERAVDGAFLMPVEDVFSISGRGTVVTGRIERGIVKVGEEIEIVGIKVTQKTTCTGVEMFRKLLDQGQAGDNVGILLRGTKREEVERGQVLCKPGSIKPHTHFTGEVYVLSKDEGGRHTPFFNNYRPQFYFRTTDVTGAIELPEGKEMVMPGDNVSITVKLIAPIAMEEGLRFAIREGGKTVGAGVVAKILA; encoded by the coding sequence ATGGCAAAAGAGAAATTTGAGCGGACCAAGCCGCACGTCAACGTGGGCACCATCGGTCACGTGGACCACGGCAAGACCACGCTGACGGCGGCCATCACCACCGTGCTGGCCTCCAAGTTCGGTGGCCAGGCCAAGGCCTACGACCAGATCGATGCGGCTCCTGAAGAGAAGGCCCGCGGCATTACGATCAATACCGCCCACGTCGAGTACGAGACCAAGAACCGTCACTACGCCCACGTGGACTGCCCCGGCCACGCCGACTACGTCAAGAACATGATCACCGGTGCCGCCCAGATGGACGGCGCCATCCTGGTGGTTTCTGCCGCTGACGGCCCCATGCCCCAGACCCGCGAGCACATCCTGCTGGCTCGTCAGGTCGGCGTGCCCTACATCATCGTCTTCCTGAACAAGTGCGACATGGTCGACGACGCCGAGCTGCTGGAGCTGGTCGAGATGGAAGTGCGTGAACTCCTCTCCAAGTACGACTTCCCCGGCGACGACACCCCCATCGTCAAGGGCTCGGCCAAGCTGGCCCTGGAAGGCGACAAGGGCGAGCTGGGCGAAGGCGCCATCATGAAGCTGGCCGACGCCCTGGACAGCTACATCCCCACCCCTGAGCGTGCCGTGGACGGCGCCTTCCTGATGCCCGTGGAAGACGTGTTCTCCATCTCCGGTCGTGGCACCGTGGTGACCGGCCGTATCGAGCGCGGTATCGTCAAGGTCGGCGAAGAAATCGAAATCGTCGGCATCAAGGTCACCCAGAAGACCACCTGCACCGGCGTGGAAATGTTCCGCAAGCTGCTGGACCAGGGCCAGGCTGGCGACAACGTCGGTATCCTGCTGCGCGGCACCAAGCGTGAAGAAGTCGAGCGCGGCCAGGTGCTGTGCAAGCCCGGCTCCATCAAGCCCCACACCCACTTCACCGGTGAGGTGTACGTGCTGAGCAAGGACGAAGGCGGCCGCCACACCCCCTTCTTCAACAACTACCGCCCGCAGTTCTACTTCCGTACCACGGACGTGACCGGTGCCATCGAGCTGCCCGAGGGCAAGGAAATGGTCATGCCGGGTGACAACGTGTCGATCACCGTCAAGCTGATCGCCCCCATCGCCATGGAAGAAGGCCTGCGCTTCGCCATCCGCGAAGGCGGCAAGACCGTGGGCGCCGGTGTGGTGGCCAAGATCCTGGCGTAA
- the fusA gene encoding elongation factor G codes for MARKTPIERYRNIGISAHIDAGKTTTTERILFYTGVNHKIGEVHDGAATMDWMEQEQERGITITSAATTCFWKGMEMSYPEHRFNIIDTPGHVDFTIEVERSMRVLDGACMVYCAVGGVQPQSETVWRQANKYKVPRLAFVNKMDRTGANFFKVYDQMRLRLKANPVPIVIPIGAEENFTGVVDLIKMKAIIWDEASQGMKFEYKEIPADLVESAKKWREGMVEAAAEASEELMNKYLEEGDLSEAEIKLGIRTRTIGAEIQPMLCGTAFKNKGVQRMLDAVIDFLPSPVDIPPVGGMDENEKETSRKADDSEKFSALAFKLMTDPFVGQLTFVRVYSGVLTKGDTVYNPIKGKKERIGRIVQMHANNREEVEEIRAGDIAACVGLKDVTTGETLCDPAAILTLERMVFPEPVIAQAVEPKTKADQEKMGIALQRLAAEDPSFRVKTDEESGQTIIAGMGELHLEIIVDRMKREFGVEANVGKPQVAYRETIRKKVTEVEGKFVRQSGGKGQYGHVVFTVEPNEAGKGFEFVDAIKGGVVPREFIPAVEKGVIEAINSGVLAGFPVVDVKVTLTFGSYHDVDSNENAFKMAAIFGFKEGCRKANPVILEPMMAVEVETPEDYAGTVMGDLSSRRGMVQGMEDMVGGGKAIKAEVPLSEMFGYSTTLRSATQGRATYTMEFKHYSEAPRNVSEAIVAARAK; via the coding sequence ATGGCACGCAAAACGCCCATTGAGCGCTATCGCAATATCGGTATTTCCGCTCACATCGACGCCGGCAAGACCACCACGACCGAGCGCATTCTCTTTTATACCGGCGTGAACCACAAGATTGGTGAAGTGCACGATGGTGCCGCCACCATGGACTGGATGGAGCAGGAGCAGGAGCGTGGCATCACGATCACGTCCGCCGCCACCACCTGCTTCTGGAAGGGCATGGAAATGTCCTACCCGGAGCACCGCTTCAACATCATCGACACCCCCGGCCACGTGGACTTCACCATCGAGGTGGAGCGTTCCATGCGCGTGCTGGACGGCGCTTGCATGGTCTATTGCGCCGTGGGTGGCGTGCAGCCGCAGTCGGAAACGGTCTGGCGCCAGGCCAACAAGTACAAGGTGCCGCGTCTGGCCTTTGTGAACAAGATGGACCGTACCGGTGCCAACTTCTTCAAGGTCTATGACCAGATGCGCCTGCGTCTGAAGGCCAATCCCGTGCCGATCGTGATCCCGATCGGTGCCGAGGAAAACTTCACTGGCGTGGTCGATCTGATCAAGATGAAGGCCATCATCTGGGATGAAGCTTCCCAGGGCATGAAGTTCGAATACAAGGAGATTCCCGCCGATCTGGTGGAGTCTGCCAAGAAGTGGCGCGAAGGCATGGTCGAGGCCGCCGCTGAAGCCAGCGAAGAGCTGATGAACAAGTACCTGGAAGAGGGCGATCTGAGCGAAGCCGAGATCAAGCTGGGCATCCGCACCCGCACGATCGGTGCCGAGATCCAGCCCATGCTGTGTGGTACCGCCTTCAAGAACAAGGGTGTGCAGCGCATGCTGGACGCCGTGATCGACTTCCTGCCCTCGCCGGTGGACATTCCCCCGGTCGGCGGCATGGACGAGAACGAGAAGGAAACGTCCCGCAAGGCCGACGACAGCGAGAAATTCTCCGCGCTGGCGTTCAAGCTGATGACCGACCCCTTCGTCGGCCAGCTGACCTTCGTGCGCGTCTACTCCGGCGTGCTCACCAAGGGCGACACCGTCTACAACCCGATCAAGGGCAAGAAAGAGCGTATCGGCCGTATCGTGCAGATGCATGCCAACAACCGCGAGGAAGTTGAAGAAATCCGCGCCGGCGACATCGCTGCCTGCGTGGGCCTCAAGGACGTGACCACCGGCGAAACCCTGTGCGATCCGGCGGCCATCCTGACCCTGGAGCGCATGGTGTTCCCCGAGCCCGTGATTGCGCAGGCTGTCGAGCCCAAGACCAAGGCCGACCAGGAAAAGATGGGCATCGCCCTGCAGCGACTGGCTGCAGAAGATCCTTCCTTCCGCGTCAAGACCGACGAAGAGTCCGGCCAGACCATCATCGCCGGCATGGGCGAGTTGCACCTCGAAATCATCGTGGACCGCATGAAGCGCGAGTTCGGTGTGGAAGCCAACGTGGGCAAGCCGCAGGTGGCCTATCGCGAAACCATCCGCAAGAAGGTCACCGAAGTCGAAGGCAAGTTCGTGCGACAGTCCGGCGGCAAGGGCCAGTACGGTCACGTGGTGTTCACGGTCGAGCCGAACGAGGCAGGCAAGGGCTTTGAGTTCGTCGACGCCATCAAGGGCGGCGTGGTTCCGCGTGAATTTATCCCGGCCGTCGAGAAGGGCGTGATCGAAGCCATCAACTCCGGCGTGCTGGCCGGTTTCCCGGTGGTGGACGTCAAGGTCACCCTGACCTTCGGTTCCTACCATGACGTGGACTCGAACGAAAACGCCTTCAAGATGGCCGCCATCTTCGGCTTCAAGGAAGGCTGCCGCAAGGCCAACCCCGTCATCCTCGAGCCCATGATGGCCGTGGAAGTCGAGACGCCTGAGGACTACGCCGGTACCGTGATGGGCGACCTGTCCTCGCGTCGCGGCATGGTGCAGGGCATGGAAGACATGGTCGGTGGCGGTAAGGCCATCAAGGCCGAGGTGCCCCTGTCCGAAATGTTCGGCTACTCGACCACGCTCCGTTCCGCAACGCAAGGCCGCGCCACGTACACGATGGAGTTCAAGCACTACAGCGAAGCTCCGCGCAACGTGTCCGAGGCCATCGTGGCGGCACGCGCCAAGTAA
- the rpsG gene encoding 30S ribosomal protein S7 → MPRRREVPKREILPDPKFGNVELSKFMNVIMEGGKKAVAERIIYGALETIGQKTGKDALELFTIAINNVKPMVEVKSRRVGGANYQVPVEVRPVRRLALSMRWIKEAARKRGEKSMALRLANEIIEATEGRGGAMKRRDEVHRMAEANKAFSHFRF, encoded by the coding sequence ATGCCACGTCGTCGCGAAGTCCCTAAACGTGAAATCCTGCCGGATCCGAAATTCGGCAATGTCGAGCTCTCCAAGTTCATGAACGTGATCATGGAAGGCGGCAAGAAGGCGGTTGCCGAGCGCATCATTTACGGTGCCCTCGAAACCATTGGACAGAAAACCGGCAAGGATGCGCTGGAGCTGTTCACGATCGCCATCAACAATGTCAAGCCGATGGTCGAGGTGAAGTCCCGCCGTGTCGGCGGCGCCAACTACCAGGTCCCCGTCGAAGTGCGTCCGGTCCGTCGTCTGGCCCTGTCCATGCGCTGGATCAAGGAGGCCGCCCGCAAGCGTGGCGAGAAGTCCATGGCCCTGCGCCTGGCCAACGAGATCATCGAGGCCACCGAAGGCCGTGGCGGTGCAATGAAGCGCCGCGATGAAGTGCACCGCATGGCCGAAGCCAACAAGGCCTTCAGCCACTTCCGCTTCTAA
- the rpsL gene encoding 30S ribosomal protein S12: MPTINQLVRQGREVETIKSKSPAMQNSPQRRGVCTRVYTTTPKKPNSALRKVAKVRLTNGFEVISYIGGEGHNLQEHSVVLVRGGRVKDLPGVRYHIVRGSLDLQGVKDRKQSRSKYGAKRPKKA; the protein is encoded by the coding sequence ATGCCAACCATTAACCAGCTAGTGCGTCAAGGCCGTGAGGTCGAGACCATCAAGTCGAAGAGCCCTGCCATGCAGAACTCTCCGCAGCGCCGAGGCGTGTGCACCCGTGTGTACACCACGACGCCCAAGAAGCCGAATTCCGCTTTGCGTAAGGTCGCCAAGGTGCGCTTGACCAACGGCTTCGAAGTCATTTCCTACATCGGCGGTGAAGGCCACAACCTGCAGGAACACAGCGTGGTGCTGGTTCGTGGCGGTCGTGTCAAGGACCTGCCGGGTGTGCGTTACCACATCGTGCGTGGCTCGCTCGACCTGCAAGGCGTGAAAGACCGCAAGCAGTCGCGTTCCAAGTACGGCGCCAAGCGCCCCAAGAAGGCTTGA